One Gordonia mangrovi genomic region harbors:
- the glnA gene encoding type I glutamate--ammonia ligase encodes MDRQKEFVLRTLEERDIRFVRLWFTDVLGYLKSVAIAPAELEGAFAEGIGFDGSAIEGFSRVSEADTIARPDPSTFQILPWTTSTGRHHSARMFCDIVMPDGTPSWADSRHVLRRQLNKAADQGFSCYVHPEIEFFLLKDAPLDGSVPTPADTGGYFDQAVHDAAPNFRRHAIEALESMGISVEFSHHEGAPGQQEIDLRYADALSMADNVMTFRYVVKEVAIDEGVWATFMPKPFSEHPGSAMHTHMSLFEGDSNAFHNPDDPMQLSATGKKFIAGILHHAGELSAVTNQWVNSYKRLIHGGEAPTAASWGGANRSALIRLPLYTPNKASSRRVEVRSPDSACNPYLTFAVLLAAGLKGIAEDYELPDEAEDDVWALTPGERRAMGYRELPGSLAEALTEMEKSELVAEALGEHVFDYFLRNKWTEWTNYRSLVTPYELKSYLPL; translated from the coding sequence ATGGATCGCCAAAAGGAATTCGTGCTGCGGACCCTCGAAGAGCGCGATATCCGGTTCGTCAGGCTGTGGTTCACCGACGTACTCGGCTATCTCAAATCGGTGGCGATCGCGCCGGCCGAACTCGAAGGAGCCTTCGCAGAGGGTATCGGGTTCGACGGTTCGGCCATCGAGGGGTTCTCCCGTGTGTCCGAGGCCGACACCATCGCCCGACCGGATCCCTCGACCTTTCAGATCCTGCCGTGGACCACATCGACGGGTCGGCACCACTCGGCGCGGATGTTCTGCGACATCGTGATGCCCGACGGCACGCCGAGCTGGGCCGACTCTCGGCACGTCCTGCGGCGACAGCTGAACAAGGCCGCCGATCAGGGCTTCAGTTGCTACGTCCATCCGGAGATCGAGTTCTTCCTGCTCAAGGACGCGCCGCTCGACGGCAGCGTCCCGACACCCGCGGACACCGGCGGCTACTTCGACCAGGCGGTCCACGACGCCGCGCCCAACTTCCGCCGGCACGCGATCGAAGCACTGGAATCGATGGGCATCTCGGTCGAGTTCTCCCATCACGAGGGCGCGCCCGGCCAGCAGGAGATCGACCTGCGGTACGCCGACGCGTTGTCGATGGCCGACAACGTGATGACATTCCGCTACGTCGTCAAAGAGGTCGCCATCGACGAAGGTGTCTGGGCGACCTTCATGCCCAAGCCGTTCAGTGAGCATCCCGGGTCGGCGATGCACACACACATGAGTTTGTTCGAGGGGGATTCCAACGCCTTCCACAACCCCGATGACCCGATGCAGCTGTCGGCGACCGGCAAGAAGTTCATCGCCGGGATTCTGCATCACGCGGGTGAGCTGTCGGCGGTCACCAACCAGTGGGTGAACTCCTACAAGCGGCTCATCCACGGTGGCGAGGCGCCGACCGCGGCCAGCTGGGGTGGCGCCAACCGGTCGGCGCTGATCCGGCTGCCGCTCTACACGCCGAACAAGGCGTCGTCTCGCCGCGTGGAGGTGCGTAGTCCCGACTCGGCGTGCAATCCGTACCTGACGTTCGCGGTCCTGCTGGCTGCGGGTCTCAAGGGCATCGCGGAGGACTACGAGCTGCCCGACGAGGCCGAGGACGACGTGTGGGCACTCACCCCCGGCGAACGTCGGGCGATGGGCTATCGGGAGCTTCCGGGCAGTCTCGCCGAGGCACTGACCGAGATGGAGAAATCCGAACTCGTCGCCGAGGCGCTCGGCGAGCACGTCTTCGACTATTTCCTACGGAACAAGTGGACCGAGTGGACCAACTATCGCAGCCTCGTGACGCCCTACGAACTCAAGAGCTATCTGCCTCTCTGA
- a CDS encoding alpha/beta fold hydrolase — protein MASSATRRRRAGVLVVLALVATVNSCRAVTAADGIDWRACGPTFGVADGAVPATLAGRMSCGRIEVPLDPGDTDLGTVGLAVARIAAAGSSRGTVVIDPGGPGGSGVGHLVGAALGLASQPIAVDHDLVAVDPRGVGASRPSLRCRTDAERDAERAMDFGDRSAAGVRRIEAYRSSVAERCRDRVGAQFLTRVGTAFVASDLDQVRRRLGVDAIAFVGHSYGTRLGIEYARRYPERLRAVILDGIVDPAEDPVDATVAQMAGFGQAFDAFARDCVTRADCPLGDRADGAVEAYRRLVGPLIVDPAPAGSRLLSAGDAEAGTIFALYQRARWSDLRRALVALDGGDGAGLLRLADAYEGRGEDGHYGRMQDAFLAISCADDRRLGEHDRPGELDRRIRAVAPFLDDGRATGRGPSSICELWPLPAPSPSASDDDADAAWPAAAPTPVVVATTGDPATPYATSASFADEVGADLITVTGVDHTAVFAGDPCVDVAVGRYLADPTKASAGLTC, from the coding sequence GTGGCGAGCTCTGCGACCCGACGACGGCGTGCCGGAGTGCTCGTGGTGTTGGCCCTGGTGGCGACGGTGAACAGCTGCCGGGCGGTGACCGCGGCAGACGGAATCGACTGGCGAGCGTGCGGCCCGACGTTCGGTGTGGCCGACGGCGCGGTACCCGCGACGCTCGCGGGGCGCATGTCGTGTGGCCGGATCGAGGTTCCGCTCGACCCGGGCGACACCGACCTGGGGACCGTCGGGCTCGCGGTGGCGCGCATTGCCGCGGCAGGCTCCAGTCGCGGGACGGTCGTCATCGATCCAGGTGGTCCGGGCGGCTCCGGTGTCGGCCATCTCGTCGGTGCGGCGCTGGGGTTGGCGTCGCAGCCGATCGCCGTCGACCACGATCTCGTTGCCGTCGATCCGCGCGGGGTGGGCGCGTCGCGGCCGTCGCTGCGATGTCGCACCGATGCCGAACGCGATGCCGAACGCGCCATGGACTTCGGCGACCGGTCGGCTGCCGGAGTGCGACGCATCGAGGCTTACCGCAGCAGCGTCGCCGAGCGGTGCCGCGACCGCGTCGGTGCGCAATTCCTGACGCGGGTCGGCACCGCCTTCGTCGCTTCCGATCTCGATCAGGTCCGACGGCGACTGGGGGTCGACGCGATCGCGTTCGTCGGACATTCGTACGGCACGCGTCTCGGTATCGAGTACGCGCGGCGGTATCCCGAGCGGCTGCGTGCGGTGATCCTCGACGGAATCGTCGACCCGGCCGAGGATCCCGTCGACGCGACCGTCGCGCAGATGGCCGGGTTCGGGCAGGCGTTCGATGCATTTGCCCGCGATTGCGTGACCCGGGCGGACTGTCCGCTCGGTGACCGGGCCGACGGTGCGGTGGAGGCCTATCGGCGGTTGGTCGGTCCGCTGATCGTCGATCCGGCGCCCGCCGGAAGCCGTCTCCTCTCGGCCGGGGACGCGGAGGCGGGCACCATCTTCGCGTTGTATCAGCGTGCGCGGTGGTCAGATCTGCGCCGTGCGCTCGTTGCCCTCGACGGCGGGGACGGGGCCGGGTTGCTGCGCCTGGCCGATGCCTACGAGGGGCGCGGCGAGGACGGCCACTATGGCCGGATGCAGGATGCCTTCCTCGCGATCAGCTGCGCCGACGATCGCCGGCTCGGCGAGCACGACCGTCCCGGCGAGCTGGACCGGCGGATCCGGGCAGTGGCCCCGTTTCTCGATGACGGGCGCGCGACCGGGCGGGGACCGTCGAGCATCTGCGAACTGTGGCCGCTGCCGGCCCCATCACCGTCGGCAAGCGACGACGATGCCGATGCCGCCTGGCCCGCGGCGGCTCCGACACCCGTCGTCGTGGCGACGACGGGAGATCCGGCGACGCCATACGCGACGTCGGCGTCGTTTGCCGACGAGGTCGGGGCGGATCTGATCACGGTGACCGGTGTCGACCACACCGCGGTGTTCGCCGGCGACCCGTGTGTCGACGTCGCGGTCGGACGCTATCTCGCCGATCCCACGAAGGCATCAGCTGGTCTCACATGCTGA
- the panB gene encoding 3-methyl-2-oxobutanoate hydroxymethyltransferase produces MSESSVYGATGPVAGDSSASAPRRRPTRVHHLAQMKADGEKWSMLTCYDYSTARIFDAAEIPVLLVGDSAANVVLGYDTTIPVTVDELIPLIRAVVRGAPHALVVADLPFGSYEAGPQQALESAVKVFKETGAHAIKLEGGERVADQVAALTAAGIPVMAHIGFTPQSVNGLGGYRVQGRGDAGDQLVADAIAVQEAGAFAVVMEMVPADLAGQITRKLTIPTVGIGAGNETDAQVLVWQDMAGLTHGKTAKFVKRFADIGSELRSAAEQYADEVRRGAFPAPEHSY; encoded by the coding sequence ATGTCCGAATCTTCGGTCTATGGCGCCACCGGCCCCGTCGCGGGCGATTCGTCGGCGTCGGCCCCCCGTCGCCGCCCCACCCGCGTCCATCATCTCGCTCAGATGAAGGCCGACGGCGAGAAGTGGTCGATGCTCACCTGCTACGACTACTCGACCGCCCGCATCTTCGATGCCGCCGAGATCCCGGTGCTGCTCGTCGGCGACTCGGCGGCCAATGTCGTGCTCGGTTACGACACCACGATCCCGGTGACCGTCGATGAACTCATCCCGTTGATCCGCGCGGTGGTGCGTGGCGCGCCGCACGCCCTCGTCGTCGCCGACCTACCCTTCGGCAGCTATGAGGCCGGCCCCCAGCAGGCGCTCGAGTCCGCGGTGAAGGTGTTCAAGGAGACCGGCGCCCACGCGATCAAGCTCGAAGGCGGAGAACGGGTGGCCGACCAGGTTGCCGCTCTCACCGCCGCCGGTATCCCCGTGATGGCCCACATCGGCTTCACCCCGCAGAGCGTCAACGGGCTCGGCGGCTACCGCGTGCAGGGGCGTGGCGACGCCGGCGATCAACTCGTCGCCGACGCGATCGCGGTGCAGGAGGCCGGGGCCTTCGCCGTGGTGATGGAGATGGTGCCCGCCGACCTCGCCGGTCAGATCACCCGCAAACTCACCATCCCCACCGTCGGGATCGGCGCCGGCAACGAGACCGACGCCCAGGTATTGGTCTGGCAGGACATGGCCGGCCTCACGCACGGCAAGACCGCGAAATTCGTCAAGCGCTTCGCCGACATCGGGTCGGAATTGCGTTCGGCGGCCGAGCAGTACGCCGACGAGGTGCGCCGCGGCGCCTTCCCCGCCCCGGAGCACAGCTACTGA
- the pip gene encoding prolyl aminopeptidase: MRDFYPEIEPFDTGHLDVGDGQQIYWEVSGRPGGKPVVFVHGGPGGGTSPEQRRFFDPARYRIVLFDQRGCGRSRPHIADGADLSVNTTQHLIADMERLREHLQIERWQVFGGSWGSTLGLAYAQTHPDRVTELVLRGIFLLRRSEIDWYYNGGAAHIYPDLWESYLAPIPESERDGDLVAAYHRLLTSADRAVAQSAASAWTGWEQATSYLLPKKSPDNPGLDAGDPRFDLAFAAIENHYFVHHGFLHDGQLLADIDRIAHIPGVIVQGRYDVVCPTRSAWDLHRAWPTAALHIVDDAGHASFEPGIKHHLITATDDFANRSA, from the coding sequence ATGCGCGACTTCTATCCGGAGATCGAACCGTTCGACACCGGTCACCTCGACGTCGGTGACGGTCAGCAGATCTACTGGGAGGTCTCGGGCCGTCCCGGCGGCAAGCCGGTGGTGTTCGTCCACGGGGGTCCGGGTGGTGGCACGTCACCCGAGCAACGACGATTCTTCGATCCGGCGCGCTATCGGATCGTCCTGTTCGATCAGCGTGGCTGCGGACGGTCGCGTCCACACATCGCCGACGGCGCCGATCTGTCGGTGAACACCACACAGCACCTCATCGCCGACATGGAACGGCTGCGAGAGCATCTGCAGATCGAGCGGTGGCAGGTGTTCGGCGGTTCGTGGGGTTCCACACTGGGCCTCGCGTACGCGCAGACCCACCCCGACCGGGTCACCGAACTCGTCTTGCGCGGGATCTTCCTGCTGCGCCGCAGCGAGATCGACTGGTACTACAACGGCGGCGCCGCCCACATATACCCGGATCTGTGGGAGTCTTATCTGGCCCCGATCCCGGAGTCCGAGCGGGATGGCGACCTGGTCGCGGCGTATCACCGGCTGCTCACCTCGGCCGACCGCGCCGTCGCCCAGTCCGCGGCGAGCGCGTGGACGGGCTGGGAACAGGCCACCAGCTATCTGCTCCCCAAGAAGTCGCCGGACAACCCCGGCTTGGACGCCGGCGACCCACGTTTCGACCTCGCGTTCGCCGCGATCGAAAACCACTATTTCGTCCATCACGGCTTTCTGCACGACGGCCAGTTACTGGCCGACATCGACCGCATCGCACACATCCCGGGGGTCATCGTGCAGGGCCGCTACGACGTCGTGTGCCCCACCCGCAGTGCCTGGGATCTGCACCGCGCGTGGCCCACTGCGGCCCTGCACATCGTCGACGACGCCGGCCACGCCTCCTTCGAGCCCGGTATCAAACACCACCTGATCACCGCCACCGACGACTTCGCGAATCGGTCCGCGTGA
- a CDS encoding CYTH and CHAD domain-containing protein: MAPSEQIEVELKFDVEAGHTAPDLRVLPGVIGATAPETFQLDATYYDTENLDLAGNRITMRRRTGGHDAGWHLKRPTGIAGARRELRIGFDDAPADGNVPMELISPVVALTRTRKLIPVAALSTTRTVTTLMGADGRPVAEFAEDLVSAQSMLPGGHYQEWSEWEFELLDSRRDARLLKAAEKLLRNSGGRTASSASKLARAIGSTPTVVEPHLGRRPTALDLVVTDIAIHRNSLIAYDPLVRIDAEDAVHQMRVACRRLRSIFAGFPAVLDPARTAHLNEELKLLARILGDARDSEVQIAIDQGLLRSENASAELIDELTGTETTIHDRAIHAAHSAMNSARYFALLDAIDELVASPPPGPDADIDADTAVDRSIEKNRKSIRKAQATLASMTERSPEWEEQLHTIRKRAKRLRYATDAAEPLGRKRDKSVAKVAKRLQSSLGDYNDTRINRQRLGELAAAGTLSGPDMFVLGRIDARQQVDGERALVEYRKAAKDL, translated from the coding sequence GTGGCCCCATCCGAGCAGATCGAAGTGGAACTGAAGTTCGACGTGGAAGCCGGACACACCGCTCCGGATCTCCGGGTCCTGCCGGGTGTCATCGGCGCGACTGCACCGGAGACCTTCCAACTCGACGCCACCTACTACGACACCGAGAATCTCGACCTCGCCGGCAACCGGATCACCATGCGCCGCCGCACCGGCGGCCACGACGCCGGCTGGCATCTCAAGCGCCCCACCGGAATCGCCGGCGCCCGGCGTGAGCTGCGGATCGGGTTCGACGACGCCCCGGCCGACGGCAACGTGCCCATGGAGCTGATCAGCCCGGTCGTCGCGTTGACCCGCACCCGCAAGCTGATCCCGGTCGCCGCGCTGTCCACCACCCGCACCGTGACCACCTTGATGGGGGCCGACGGGCGCCCGGTCGCCGAGTTCGCCGAGGACCTGGTATCCGCGCAGTCGATGTTGCCCGGCGGGCACTACCAGGAATGGTCGGAGTGGGAGTTCGAACTCCTCGACAGCAGACGCGACGCCCGCCTGCTCAAGGCCGCCGAGAAGCTGCTACGCAACTCCGGCGGGCGCACCGCCTCGTCGGCGTCGAAACTGGCCCGCGCCATCGGGTCGACGCCGACCGTGGTGGAGCCACACCTCGGGCGGCGGCCGACGGCGCTGGATCTGGTGGTCACCGACATCGCCATCCACCGCAATTCGCTGATCGCCTACGATCCGCTGGTCCGTATCGACGCCGAGGACGCGGTCCATCAGATGCGGGTGGCCTGCCGCCGGTTGCGCAGCATCTTCGCCGGGTTCCCCGCTGTGCTCGACCCGGCCCGCACCGCACACCTGAACGAGGAGCTGAAACTGCTGGCCCGCATCCTCGGCGATGCCCGCGACTCCGAGGTGCAGATCGCCATCGACCAAGGCCTGCTGCGCTCGGAGAACGCGTCGGCCGAACTCATCGACGAACTCACCGGCACCGAGACGACCATCCACGACCGGGCGATCCACGCCGCCCATTCCGCGATGAACTCGGCGCGCTATTTCGCGCTGCTCGACGCGATCGACGAACTGGTGGCCTCCCCGCCGCCGGGGCCCGACGCCGACATCGACGCCGACACCGCCGTCGACCGGTCCATCGAGAAGAACCGCAAGAGCATCCGCAAGGCGCAGGCCACCCTCGCCTCGATGACCGAACGCTCCCCCGAGTGGGAGGAGCAGCTGCACACGATCCGTAAGCGCGCCAAGCGGTTACGGTATGCCACCGATGCTGCGGAGCCGTTGGGCCGCAAGCGCGACAAGTCGGTCGCGAAGGTCGCCAAGCGCCTGCAGTCCTCGCTCGGCGACTACAACGACACCCGCATCAACCGGCAACGACTCGGCGAACTCGCCGCGGCGGGCACCCTGTCCGGACCGGATATGTTCGTCCTGGGGCGCATCGATGCGCGCCAGCAGGTCGACGGCGAACGCGCGCTCGTCGAATACCGCAAGGCGGCCAAGGACCTCTGA
- a CDS encoding RNB domain-containing ribonuclease translates to MQRVLSAPDLDFDAVRTELGVSEDYGVDAQAEAEHPVDRCAADRADRTDLPLVTIDPPTSMDLDQAVHIAADTDGFVISYAIADVAALVEPERALDQESRRRGTTFYFPDRSVPLHPRALSEGAGSLLPDHRRPAVLWTIRVTPDGSVADVTLGRAAVWSVAKLDYAGVSEDAARGRLHPSITALPAFGELRQRVALERGAVELDLPDQEVTCTDRGWMLRLAPHTPADMWNSQLSLLTGMCAGRIMADAGVGLLRTLPPADADAVVALRASAAALGVPWPAGATPGQFLAGLPRDSPATLALMSAGAGLMRGADHLVLDGGTGQLSAAQMSHAAIGGVYAHVTAPLRRLGDRFATEVCLSVTAGDPVPDWVTRALPTLPTLLRSAGSLASAADRAGIDLAEATVLAGRVGETFDAVVLQAATPNRPAQVFLTEVPVIAPCAGDPPLGRPVQVVLRAADPPAREVRFEFVADAG, encoded by the coding sequence GTGCAGCGCGTACTGTCGGCCCCCGACCTCGACTTCGACGCGGTTCGTACCGAACTGGGCGTGAGCGAGGATTACGGAGTCGACGCGCAGGCCGAGGCCGAGCACCCGGTGGACCGATGCGCGGCCGACCGGGCCGACCGCACCGACCTGCCGTTGGTCACGATCGACCCGCCGACCTCGATGGACCTCGATCAAGCGGTGCACATCGCGGCCGACACCGACGGTTTCGTCATCTCCTACGCGATCGCAGACGTCGCCGCACTCGTCGAACCCGAGCGCGCCCTGGACCAGGAGAGCCGGCGGCGGGGCACCACGTTCTACTTTCCGGACCGGTCGGTGCCGCTGCATCCGCGGGCGCTGTCCGAGGGAGCGGGTTCACTGCTGCCCGATCATCGCCGGCCGGCGGTGCTGTGGACCATCCGGGTGACGCCCGACGGATCCGTCGCCGATGTGACGCTGGGACGGGCGGCCGTCTGGTCGGTCGCCAAGCTCGACTACGCCGGGGTGTCCGAGGACGCCGCGCGCGGTCGGCTGCACCCGTCGATCACCGCGCTGCCGGCGTTCGGCGAATTGCGGCAACGCGTCGCGCTCGAACGTGGTGCCGTCGAACTCGATCTGCCAGATCAGGAGGTCACCTGCACCGACCGCGGGTGGATGCTGCGGCTGGCGCCGCACACCCCGGCCGACATGTGGAACTCGCAGCTGTCGTTGCTCACCGGGATGTGTGCGGGGCGGATCATGGCCGACGCGGGCGTCGGTCTGCTGCGCACCCTGCCGCCGGCCGACGCCGACGCGGTGGTGGCGCTGCGCGCATCCGCCGCCGCCCTGGGCGTGCCGTGGCCCGCCGGCGCGACACCCGGCCAGTTCCTCGCCGGGTTGCCGCGTGACTCGCCCGCGACGCTCGCGCTGATGTCGGCGGGAGCAGGCCTGATGCGCGGCGCCGATCATCTCGTCCTCGACGGCGGCACCGGTCAGCTGTCCGCGGCCCAGATGAGTCATGCCGCGATCGGTGGGGTGTACGCGCACGTGACCGCTCCGCTGCGGCGGCTCGGGGACCGCTTCGCCACCGAGGTGTGCCTGTCGGTCACGGCCGGCGACCCGGTGCCCGACTGGGTGACCCGGGCGTTGCCGACCCTGCCCACGCTGCTGCGGTCGGCGGGTTCACTCGCGTCGGCTGCCGACCGGGCGGGGATCGATCTCGCGGAGGCCACCGTCCTGGCCGGCCGCGTGGGGGAGACGTTCGACGCGGTGGTGCTGCAGGCGGCCACGCCGAACCGGCCGGCGCAGGTGTTCCTCACCGAGGTGCCGGTGATCGCGCCGTGTGCCGGCGACCCGCCGCTGGGCCGGCCGGTTCAGGTGGTCCTGCGGGCTGCCGACCCGCCCGCGCGCGAGGTGCGATTCGAGTTCGTCGCCGACGCCGGATGA
- a CDS encoding bifunctional RNase H/acid phosphatase: MTTTAAAGDTSPNWQGQRVRPTRLLLLRHGQTELSVARRYSGRGNPELTELGRRQAAAVAARLGAHAEISAVISSPLSRARATARAVADRLGIDVVVSDGLIETDFGSWEGLTFTEAADRDPELHSRWLADTSVPAPGGESFAQVAERVGEAKEALLQQYPGKTVLVVSHVTPIKSLLREALGTGPELLFRLHLDLASLSIAEFFPDGGSVVRLVNDTGHLD, translated from the coding sequence ATGACGACCACGGCCGCAGCCGGTGACACGTCGCCGAACTGGCAGGGGCAGCGAGTTCGGCCGACACGGCTGTTGCTGCTGCGCCACGGCCAGACCGAGCTCTCCGTCGCGCGCCGATACTCCGGGCGAGGCAACCCCGAACTCACCGAGTTGGGACGTCGCCAGGCCGCGGCCGTTGCCGCCCGACTGGGTGCGCATGCGGAGATCTCCGCGGTGATCTCGTCGCCGCTGAGCCGGGCCCGGGCCACCGCGCGCGCGGTCGCGGACCGTCTCGGCATCGACGTCGTGGTCTCCGACGGTCTGATCGAGACCGATTTCGGCTCGTGGGAGGGGCTGACCTTCACCGAGGCCGCCGACCGCGATCCCGAACTGCATTCCCGCTGGCTGGCCGACACCTCCGTGCCGGCACCGGGCGGGGAGAGTTTCGCACAGGTCGCCGAACGCGTCGGGGAGGCCAAAGAAGCTCTGCTGCAACAGTATCCCGGAAAGACCGTGTTGGTGGTCTCCCACGTCACCCCGATCAAGTCGCTGCTGCGGGAGGCGCTCGGTACCGGTCCGGAATTGCTGTTCCGCCTGCACCTCGACCTGGCCTCACTGTCGATCGCCGAGTTCTTCCCGGACGGCGGTTCGGTGGTGCGACTGGTCAACGACACCGGCCACCTGGACTGA
- a CDS encoding zinc ribbon domain-containing protein yields the protein MKVDAGAQRLLLDLADVDAEIARIDHRRTSLPEDAELDELATRVDAARDDLVRAEISAEDLAREYRRMEGEATGMAAREAKDSAQLTGGGLAPKALSELQHELNGLARRRAAVEDDMLGVMEQQEAIAAEQQRASATIDHVQTEIAAVRERRDGALAKATADRESADARRAALVADIAPELLAVYDKQRASGRVGAGLLRARRCGACRMELDRGTIASIAAKAPDDVVRCEECGAILVRTAESGL from the coding sequence GTGAAGGTGGATGCCGGAGCGCAACGGCTACTCCTCGACCTCGCCGACGTCGATGCGGAGATCGCCCGCATCGATCATCGTCGGACCTCACTTCCGGAGGATGCCGAACTCGATGAGCTGGCCACACGCGTAGACGCCGCGCGTGACGACCTGGTGCGCGCGGAGATCTCCGCCGAAGACCTGGCGCGGGAGTACCGGCGGATGGAGGGTGAGGCCACCGGCATGGCCGCCCGCGAGGCCAAGGACTCCGCACAACTGACCGGCGGCGGCCTCGCACCGAAGGCGCTGTCGGAACTGCAACACGAACTCAACGGCCTGGCCCGCCGTCGCGCCGCCGTCGAGGACGACATGCTCGGCGTGATGGAGCAGCAGGAGGCCATCGCCGCCGAACAGCAACGCGCCTCGGCCACGATCGACCACGTGCAGACCGAGATCGCCGCCGTGCGCGAACGGCGCGACGGTGCGTTGGCCAAGGCCACCGCCGACCGCGAATCGGCCGACGCGCGCCGAGCCGCGCTGGTTGCCGACATCGCCCCCGAACTGCTCGCCGTCTACGACAAGCAGCGCGCGTCGGGCCGCGTCGGCGCCGGGTTGCTCCGTGCCCGCAGATGCGGCGCGTGCCGGATGGAACTCGACCGCGGCACCATCGCGTCGATCGCCGCCAAGGCCCCCGACGACGTGGTCCGCTGCGAGGAATGCGGCGCGATCCTGGTGCGGACCGCCGAGTCGGGCCTGTAG
- a CDS encoding Nif3-like dinuclear metal center hexameric protein: MPTTVAEVIGVLDSAYPRRLAEPWDSVGLVCGDPGETVDTILTCVDVTDDVVDAAIGMGAQLIVAHHPLLLRGVDSVAADTAKGRIVHRLIRSGIALFTAHTNADSARPGVSDALAEVLDIVDTLPIEPRSASVLDKWVVMVPEGNAEQVSEAMFAVGAGEIGEYRDCCWSVVGTGQFEAQDAANPTIGEIGARTRVDEERLEMVAQRRLRRAVLTALRGAHPYEEPAFDILELADTEMTTGLGRIGRLREPTTVGQFAERVATRLHTPSGVRVAGAGETAVTTVAVCGGAGDSLLDAVAAAGADVYVTADLRHHPADENRRRGGPVLIDAGHWATEFPWCGQVSRLLAGRLHVTVSVHREPTDPFAVVTRS; encoded by the coding sequence ATGCCCACAACCGTCGCAGAGGTGATCGGGGTGCTCGACAGCGCCTACCCGCGGCGTCTGGCCGAGCCGTGGGACTCGGTCGGACTGGTCTGCGGAGACCCCGGCGAGACGGTCGACACCATCCTGACCTGTGTCGATGTCACCGACGACGTGGTCGATGCGGCGATCGGCATGGGCGCGCAACTGATCGTGGCCCACCACCCGCTGCTGCTGCGCGGAGTGGATTCGGTCGCGGCCGACACCGCCAAGGGGCGCATCGTGCACCGCCTCATCCGGTCGGGGATCGCGCTGTTCACCGCACACACCAACGCCGACAGTGCCCGGCCCGGCGTATCCGATGCGCTCGCCGAGGTGCTCGACATCGTCGACACGCTGCCGATCGAACCCCGGTCGGCATCGGTGCTGGACAAATGGGTGGTAATGGTGCCCGAGGGCAACGCCGAGCAGGTCAGCGAGGCGATGTTCGCCGTCGGGGCCGGTGAGATCGGCGAGTACCGGGACTGCTGCTGGTCGGTGGTGGGCACCGGACAATTCGAGGCGCAGGACGCGGCCAACCCGACGATCGGTGAGATCGGTGCGCGCACCCGCGTCGACGAGGAACGACTCGAGATGGTGGCGCAGCGCCGGCTGCGGCGTGCGGTGCTGACCGCACTGCGGGGCGCACATCCCTACGAGGAACCGGCGTTCGACATCCTCGAACTCGCCGACACCGAGATGACCACCGGTCTGGGGCGGATCGGTCGACTGCGTGAACCGACCACCGTCGGACAGTTCGCCGAGCGGGTCGCGACGCGCCTGCACACGCCCTCCGGGGTGCGTGTGGCGGGTGCGGGGGAGACCGCGGTCACCACCGTCGCGGTGTGTGGCGGTGCAGGCGATTCGTTGCTCGACGCCGTGGCCGCCGCCGGCGCCGACGTGTACGTGACCGCCGATCTGCGTCACCACCCGGCCGACGAGAATCGGCGCCGCGGCGGTCCGGTGCTGATCGACGCGGGGCACTGGGCCACCGAGTTCCCCTGGTGTGGTCAGGTGTCGCGATTGCTGGCGGGGCGGCTGCACGTCACGGTCTCGGTTCACCGGGAGCCGACCGATCCGTTCGCGGTGGTCACCAGATCCTGA